A single genomic interval of Carassius gibelio isolate Cgi1373 ecotype wild population from Czech Republic chromosome A22, carGib1.2-hapl.c, whole genome shotgun sequence harbors:
- the LOC127942788 gene encoding ribosome-binding protein 1-like isoform X1 yields the protein MDVYDPQTLGIVVFGGFMVFSAIGITLVSTFSMKETSYEEALAKQKHDSDKIQPQRSDKKKKASEKKNKTKKEKPNGNLSEPEPIHEPVVENGEPNAAPQVKLELEPQTEPLPVPEPEVKPKPVVPEPAPKIVKCAVPPTVNAVVAPLAPSPKEKKKKLAKVEPAPVKPVEVPEVVVKVEPVVAEVAVKAAVATEVAPSPKEKKKKKLAKVEPAPVKPVEVPEVVVKVEPVVAEVAVKAAVATEVAPSPKEKKKKKLAKVEPAPVKPVEVPEVVVKVEPVVAEVAVKAAVATEVAAPPKAEEPKTEAPTKKKSKKKPEPVVSVEMVDAPQPSAYKTVVSSLTSASFNESEIQKLFEIISKKAGKDSWQLASQKGDPMAALKKQLEEKEKQLTTEQGNVAAAKTRVRELTKELSSAKSKVTSIETHMSSELSTRGQEIAALQARIQDSDQEHVKETQQLNSKIQSLQEQLENGPNAQLARLQQENSILRDALNQATSQAESRQNAELAKLRQDCVHLSQELNERTAAQQAEEESRKTLETKMAAAEEQLAQTKVSHGEAKQALQKKLDHVTEELREAQQSSTTLQAQADAAKEQAKTLTELQERMRATETELKDRCEELEILRAQLSQEKPSVETEAAEQAEVQKEVEHLRSSLKEREDQLTSLDAELHQLREELDTVKRTQAEETLNRVNEANTERKEYTAEIDQLKTSLKEKEDLVASLQAQLDKMESAGTTVAEAPFENLEKDARMISLEEELQQLKEEMERIKAKSNELCEKNYAAVEALASAERLSEERLSQSKATQSEIEQQLSSFQTDTRNAFQKLFPHISIETQQSNWLEAFTHEAQKTLAHSPAEQQHTESSSDLTDLQQKLALSEESQRSLQAECEQYRTTLSETESMLKALQKSVEDGELTWNSKISDAEQQKQAALDQVKVLEETIEKINAETQDTDQLKGQVMLLEAQLEKQLESITISQTYAEEMSQLKALLSETQVQLVSAKAEAQGQRAELSLVRQEIQEVTLQVQKQESAQSTQVKTELEEETNKVQTEEDIRQQVAKHYEQAQKCVWDLEAQLEKLQAAGEGPTAELKERLEKEKKLTLDLGQAATKLQQLLKSTQEELDKETETVKNLQEQLHDKEAEESKEGTSV from the exons TGTGTACGACCCTCAAACTCTGGGAATTGTGGTGTTTGGTGGCTTCATGGTGTTCTCTGCAATTGGCATTACGCTTGTGTCAACATTTTCCATGAAGGAGACATCGTATGAGGAAGCATTGGCCAAACAGAAGCATGACTCTGACAAGATCCAACCCCAGCGCTCTGACAAGAAGAAAAAGGcatctgaaaagaaaaacaagaccAAGAAGGAGAAGCCAAATGGGAACCTTTCAGAGCCTGAGCCTATCCATGAACCTGTGGTTGAGAACGGTGAGCCCAATGCAGCGCCCCAAGTTAAACTAGAACTGGAACCCCAAACTGAACCTTTGCCTGTTCCTGAACCTGAAGTTAAACCCAAGCCTGTTGTACCTGAACCAGCTCCTAAGATTGTTAAGTGTGCGGTCCCTCCCACTGTAAATGCTGTGGTGGCCCCACTAGCTCCTTCCCCCaaggagaagaaaaagaagtTGGCCAAGGTGGAACCGGCCCCAGTCAAACCTGTAGAGGTCCCAGAAGTTGTAGTTAAGGTGGAACCAGTAGTTGCAGAGGTGGCAGTGAAAGCAGCTGTTGCCACTGAGGTTGCTCCTTCCCCCaaggagaagaaaaagaagaagttggCCAAGGTGGAACCGGCCCCAGTCAAACCTGTAGAGGTCCCAGAAGTTGTAGTTAAGGTGGAACCAGTAGTTGCAGAGGTGGCAGTGAAAGCAGCTGTTGCCACTGAGGTTGCTCCTTCCCCCaaggagaagaaaaagaagaagttggCCAAGGTGGAACCGGCCCCAGTCAAACCTGTAGAGGTCCCAGAAGTTGTAGTTAAGGTGGAACCAGTAGTTGCAGAG GTGGCAGTGAAAGCAGCTGTTGCCACTGAGGTTGCTGCCCCCCCTAAAGCTGAAGAACCCAAAACTGAAGCTCCAACCAAAAAGAAGTCTAAGAAGAAGCCTGAGCCAG TGGTTTCTGTGGAAATGGTCGATGCTCCCCAGCCATCAGCATATAAAACTGTGGTTTCCAGTCTGACTAGTGCATCATTCAATGAGTCAGAGATACAGAAACTCTTTGAGATCATCAGCAAGAAGGCAGGAAAGGACTCCTGGCAACTG GCATCTCAAAAGGGTGACCCAATGGCGGCATTGAAGAAGCAGCTTGAGGAAAAGGAAAAGCAGCTGACCACTGAGCAGGGAAACGTAGCTGCAGCCAAGACCCGTGTCAGGGAGCTTACCAAG GAGCTGAGTTCTGCAAAGAGCAAGGTGACATCTATAGAGACCCATATGAGCTCTGAGCTGAGCACCCGTGGCCAGGAGATTGCTGCTCTTCAGGCTCGTATACAGGATTCTGACCAGGAGCATGTCAAGGAGACACAACAGCTCAACAGCAAG ATCCAAAGCCTGCAGGAGCAGCTGGAGAACGGACCGAATGCTCAGCTGGCCCGTCTGCAACAGGAGAACTCCATTCTCAGAGATGCCCTCAATCAAGCCACTAGCCAGGCCGAAAGCAG GCAGAATGCAGAGTTGGCAAAGTTGCGTCAGGACTGTGTGCATCTCAGCCAAGAGCTGAATGAGCGCACGGCCGCTCAGCAAGCTGAAGAAGAGAGCAGGAAGACTCTGGAAACAAAGATGGCGGCTGCCGAAGAACAGCTAGCACAAACAAAA GTGTCCCATGGGGAAGCAAAGCAGGCTCTGCAGAAGAAGTTGGATCACGTCACTGAGGAACTCCGTGAGGCTCAGCAGAGCAGCACCACCCTTCAGGCTCAAGCAGACGCAGCAAAGGAGCAAGCCAAGACCCTCACCG aACTCCAGGAGCGTATGCGTGCTACAGAGACGGAGCTGAAAGACAGATGTGAAGAGCTGGAGATACTGAGAGCACAGCTGTCTCAGGAAAAGCCCTCTGTGGAGACGGAAGCAGCAGAACAGGCGGAGGTCCAG AAGGAGGTTGAACATTTGAGGAGCAG TCTGAAAGAGAGGGAAGACCAGCTGACCTCACTGGACGCAGAGCTTCATCAGCTGAGGGAGGAGCTTGACACCGTAAAAAGAACTCAGGCTGAGGAAACTCTGAATAG GGTAAATGAGGCCAACACCGAACGGAAGGAATACACCGCAGAGATCGACCAACTTAAAACCAG TCTGAAAGAGAAAGAGGATTTGGTGGCATCCCTACAGGCTCAGCTGGATAAAATGGAAAGT GCTGGTACCACTGTAGCAGAGGCACCATTTGAGAA TCTGGAGAAGGATGCACGCATGATCTCACTGGAGGAGGAACTTCAACAGCTTAAAGAAGAGATGGAGAGAATTAAGGCCAAGAGCAAT gagCTGTGTGAGAAGAACTATGCTGCGGTGGAGGCTTTGGCTTCTGCTGAGAGGCTGAGTGAAGAAAGACTGAGCCAATCCAAGGCTACACAG agtgAAATTGAGCAGCAGCTGAGCTCTTTTCAGACAGACACCAGAAACGCCTTCCAGAAACTCTTCCCTCACATCAGCATAGAAACACAAcag tCCAACTGGCTGGAAGCTTTCACACATGAAGCACAGAAGACCCTGGCACACAGTCCAGCAGAACAGCAGCACACAGAGTCAAGCTCCGATTTGACG GATTTGCAGCAGAAACTCGCTCTGTCAGAGGAGAGCCAGAGATCACTTCAGGCAGAGTGTGAACAGTACAGAACAACTCTCAGTGAAACG GAGAGCATGCTGAAAGCTCTGCAGAAGAGTGTCGAGGACGGTGAGCTTACATGGAATTCAAAGATTTCAGATGCTGAGCAGCAAAAACAGGCG GCCCTGGATCAGGTGAAGGTCCTAGAGGAGACGATCGAGAAGATAAATGCAGAAACACAAGACACAGATCAG CTGAAGGGGCAGGTGATGCTTTTGGAAGCACAGCTGGAGAAACAACTGGAGTCCATAACCATCAGTCAAACATATGCAGAAGAGATGTCTCAG CTGAAGGCATTGCTCTCGGAAACTCAGGTCCAGCTGGTGTCAGCCAAAGCGGAGGCTCAGGGACAGAGAGCAGAACTTTCACTG GTCAGGCAGGAGATACAGGAAGTGACTCTGCAAGTACAGAAACAGGAGAGTGCACAGTCTACTCAG GTGAAAACAGAGCTGGAGGAGGAAACAAATAAAGTGCAGACAGAAGAGGACATTCGACAGCAGGTTGCAAAGCACTATGAACAG GCTCAGAAGTGCGTCTGGGATCTCGAAGCTCAGTTAGAAAAGTTGCAAGCTGCTGGAGAAGGACCGACTGCAGAACTTAAG GAGAGACTGGAGAAAGAGAAGAAGCTGACATTAGACCTCGGCCAGGCAGCCACTAAACTTCAACAGCTTCTGAAAAGCACTCAGGAAGAGCTAGACAAAGAGACCGAGACAGTGAAGAACCTGCAGGAACAGTTACATGACAAG gAAGCTGAAGAGTCTAAAGAAGGGACGTCTGTTTGA
- the LOC127942788 gene encoding ribosome-binding protein 1-like isoform X3, whose protein sequence is MDVYDPQTLGIVVFGGFMVFSAIGITLVSTFSMKETSYEEALAKQKHDSDKIQPQRSDKKKKASEKKNKTKKEKPNGNLSEPEPIHEPVVENGEPNAAPQVKLELEPQTEPLPVPEPEVKPKPVVPEPAPKIVKCAVPPTVNAVVAPLAPSPKEKKKKLAKVEPAPVKPVEVPEVVVKVEPVVAEVAVKAAVATEVAPSPKEKKKKKLAKVEPAPVKPVEVPEVVVKVEPVVAEVAVKAAVATEVAPSPKEKKKKKLAKVEPAPVKPVEVPEVVVKVEPVVAEVAVKAAVATEVAAPPKAEEPKTEAPTKKKSKKKPEPVVSVEMVDAPQPSAYKTVVSSLTSASFNESEIQKLFEIISKKAGKDSWQLASQKGDPMAALKKQLEEKEKQLTTEQGNVAAAKTRVRELTKELSSAKSKVTSIETHMSSELSTRGQEIAALQARIQDSDQEHVKETQQLNSKIQSLQEQLENGPNAQLARLQQENSILRDALNQATSQAESRQNAELAKLRQDCVHLSQELNERTAAQQAEEESRKTLETKMAAAEEQLAQTKVSHGEAKQALQKKLDHVTEELREAQQSSTTLQAQADAAKEQAKTLTELQERMRATETELKDRCEELEILRAQLSQEKPSVETEAAEQAEVQKEVEHLRSSLKEREDQLTSLDAELHQLREELDTVKRTQAEETLNRVNEANTERKEYTAEIDQLKTSLKEKEDLVASLQAQLDKMESAGTTVAEAPFENLEKDARMISLEEELQQLKEEMERIKAKSNELCEKNYAAVEALASAERLSEERLSQSKATQSEIEQQLSSFQTDTRNAFQKLFPHISIETQQSNWLEAFTHEAQKTLAHSPAEQQHTESSSDLTDLQQKLALSEESQRSLQAECEQYRTTLSETESMLKALQKSVEDGELTWNSKISDAEQQKQAALDQVKVLEETIEKINAETQDTDQLKGQVMLLEAQLEKQLESITISQTYAEEMSQLKALLSETQVQLVSAKAEAQGQRAELSLVKTELEEETNKVQTEEDIRQQVAKHYEQAQKCVWDLEAQLEKLQAAGEGPTAELKERLEKEKKLTLDLGQAATKLQQLLKSTQEELDKETETVKNLQEQLHDKEAEESKEGTSV, encoded by the exons TGTGTACGACCCTCAAACTCTGGGAATTGTGGTGTTTGGTGGCTTCATGGTGTTCTCTGCAATTGGCATTACGCTTGTGTCAACATTTTCCATGAAGGAGACATCGTATGAGGAAGCATTGGCCAAACAGAAGCATGACTCTGACAAGATCCAACCCCAGCGCTCTGACAAGAAGAAAAAGGcatctgaaaagaaaaacaagaccAAGAAGGAGAAGCCAAATGGGAACCTTTCAGAGCCTGAGCCTATCCATGAACCTGTGGTTGAGAACGGTGAGCCCAATGCAGCGCCCCAAGTTAAACTAGAACTGGAACCCCAAACTGAACCTTTGCCTGTTCCTGAACCTGAAGTTAAACCCAAGCCTGTTGTACCTGAACCAGCTCCTAAGATTGTTAAGTGTGCGGTCCCTCCCACTGTAAATGCTGTGGTGGCCCCACTAGCTCCTTCCCCCaaggagaagaaaaagaagtTGGCCAAGGTGGAACCGGCCCCAGTCAAACCTGTAGAGGTCCCAGAAGTTGTAGTTAAGGTGGAACCAGTAGTTGCAGAGGTGGCAGTGAAAGCAGCTGTTGCCACTGAGGTTGCTCCTTCCCCCaaggagaagaaaaagaagaagttggCCAAGGTGGAACCGGCCCCAGTCAAACCTGTAGAGGTCCCAGAAGTTGTAGTTAAGGTGGAACCAGTAGTTGCAGAGGTGGCAGTGAAAGCAGCTGTTGCCACTGAGGTTGCTCCTTCCCCCaaggagaagaaaaagaagaagttggCCAAGGTGGAACCGGCCCCAGTCAAACCTGTAGAGGTCCCAGAAGTTGTAGTTAAGGTGGAACCAGTAGTTGCAGAG GTGGCAGTGAAAGCAGCTGTTGCCACTGAGGTTGCTGCCCCCCCTAAAGCTGAAGAACCCAAAACTGAAGCTCCAACCAAAAAGAAGTCTAAGAAGAAGCCTGAGCCAG TGGTTTCTGTGGAAATGGTCGATGCTCCCCAGCCATCAGCATATAAAACTGTGGTTTCCAGTCTGACTAGTGCATCATTCAATGAGTCAGAGATACAGAAACTCTTTGAGATCATCAGCAAGAAGGCAGGAAAGGACTCCTGGCAACTG GCATCTCAAAAGGGTGACCCAATGGCGGCATTGAAGAAGCAGCTTGAGGAAAAGGAAAAGCAGCTGACCACTGAGCAGGGAAACGTAGCTGCAGCCAAGACCCGTGTCAGGGAGCTTACCAAG GAGCTGAGTTCTGCAAAGAGCAAGGTGACATCTATAGAGACCCATATGAGCTCTGAGCTGAGCACCCGTGGCCAGGAGATTGCTGCTCTTCAGGCTCGTATACAGGATTCTGACCAGGAGCATGTCAAGGAGACACAACAGCTCAACAGCAAG ATCCAAAGCCTGCAGGAGCAGCTGGAGAACGGACCGAATGCTCAGCTGGCCCGTCTGCAACAGGAGAACTCCATTCTCAGAGATGCCCTCAATCAAGCCACTAGCCAGGCCGAAAGCAG GCAGAATGCAGAGTTGGCAAAGTTGCGTCAGGACTGTGTGCATCTCAGCCAAGAGCTGAATGAGCGCACGGCCGCTCAGCAAGCTGAAGAAGAGAGCAGGAAGACTCTGGAAACAAAGATGGCGGCTGCCGAAGAACAGCTAGCACAAACAAAA GTGTCCCATGGGGAAGCAAAGCAGGCTCTGCAGAAGAAGTTGGATCACGTCACTGAGGAACTCCGTGAGGCTCAGCAGAGCAGCACCACCCTTCAGGCTCAAGCAGACGCAGCAAAGGAGCAAGCCAAGACCCTCACCG aACTCCAGGAGCGTATGCGTGCTACAGAGACGGAGCTGAAAGACAGATGTGAAGAGCTGGAGATACTGAGAGCACAGCTGTCTCAGGAAAAGCCCTCTGTGGAGACGGAAGCAGCAGAACAGGCGGAGGTCCAG AAGGAGGTTGAACATTTGAGGAGCAG TCTGAAAGAGAGGGAAGACCAGCTGACCTCACTGGACGCAGAGCTTCATCAGCTGAGGGAGGAGCTTGACACCGTAAAAAGAACTCAGGCTGAGGAAACTCTGAATAG GGTAAATGAGGCCAACACCGAACGGAAGGAATACACCGCAGAGATCGACCAACTTAAAACCAG TCTGAAAGAGAAAGAGGATTTGGTGGCATCCCTACAGGCTCAGCTGGATAAAATGGAAAGT GCTGGTACCACTGTAGCAGAGGCACCATTTGAGAA TCTGGAGAAGGATGCACGCATGATCTCACTGGAGGAGGAACTTCAACAGCTTAAAGAAGAGATGGAGAGAATTAAGGCCAAGAGCAAT gagCTGTGTGAGAAGAACTATGCTGCGGTGGAGGCTTTGGCTTCTGCTGAGAGGCTGAGTGAAGAAAGACTGAGCCAATCCAAGGCTACACAG agtgAAATTGAGCAGCAGCTGAGCTCTTTTCAGACAGACACCAGAAACGCCTTCCAGAAACTCTTCCCTCACATCAGCATAGAAACACAAcag tCCAACTGGCTGGAAGCTTTCACACATGAAGCACAGAAGACCCTGGCACACAGTCCAGCAGAACAGCAGCACACAGAGTCAAGCTCCGATTTGACG GATTTGCAGCAGAAACTCGCTCTGTCAGAGGAGAGCCAGAGATCACTTCAGGCAGAGTGTGAACAGTACAGAACAACTCTCAGTGAAACG GAGAGCATGCTGAAAGCTCTGCAGAAGAGTGTCGAGGACGGTGAGCTTACATGGAATTCAAAGATTTCAGATGCTGAGCAGCAAAAACAGGCG GCCCTGGATCAGGTGAAGGTCCTAGAGGAGACGATCGAGAAGATAAATGCAGAAACACAAGACACAGATCAG CTGAAGGGGCAGGTGATGCTTTTGGAAGCACAGCTGGAGAAACAACTGGAGTCCATAACCATCAGTCAAACATATGCAGAAGAGATGTCTCAG CTGAAGGCATTGCTCTCGGAAACTCAGGTCCAGCTGGTGTCAGCCAAAGCGGAGGCTCAGGGACAGAGAGCAGAACTTTCACTG GTGAAAACAGAGCTGGAGGAGGAAACAAATAAAGTGCAGACAGAAGAGGACATTCGACAGCAGGTTGCAAAGCACTATGAACAG GCTCAGAAGTGCGTCTGGGATCTCGAAGCTCAGTTAGAAAAGTTGCAAGCTGCTGGAGAAGGACCGACTGCAGAACTTAAG GAGAGACTGGAGAAAGAGAAGAAGCTGACATTAGACCTCGGCCAGGCAGCCACTAAACTTCAACAGCTTCTGAAAAGCACTCAGGAAGAGCTAGACAAAGAGACCGAGACAGTGAAGAACCTGCAGGAACAGTTACATGACAAG gAAGCTGAAGAGTCTAAAGAAGGGACGTCTGTTTGA
- the LOC127942788 gene encoding ribosome-binding protein 1-like isoform X2, translating to MDVYDPQTLGIVVFGGFMVFSAIGITLVSTFSMKETSYEEALAKQKHDSDKIQPQRSDKKKKASEKKNKTKKEKPNGNLSEPEPIHEPVVENGEPNAAPQVKLELEPQTEPLPVPEPEVKPKPVVPEPAPKIVKCAVPPTVNAVVAPLAPSPKEKKKKLAKVEPAPVKPVEVPEVVVKVEPVVAEVAVKAAVATEVAPSPKEKKKKKLAKVEPAPVKPVEVPEVVVKVEPVVAEVAVKAAVATEVAPSPKEKKKKKLAKVEPAPVKPVEVPEVVVKREPVVAEVAVKAAVATEVAAPPKAEEPKTEAPTKKKSKKKPEPVVSVEMVDAPQPSAYKTVVSSLTSASFNESEIQKLFEIISKKAGKDSWQLASQKGDPMAALKKQLEEKEKQLTTEQGNVAAAKTRVRELTKELSSAKSKVTSIETHMSSELSTRGQEIAALQARIQDSDQEHVKETQQLNSKIQSLQEQLENGPNAQLARLQQENSILRDALNQATSQAESRQNAELAKLRQDCVHLSQELNERTAAQQAEEESRKTLETKMAAAEEQLAQTKVSHGEAKQALQKKLDHVTEELREAQQSSTTLQAQADAAKEQAKTLTELQERMRATETELKDRCEELEILRAQLSQEKPSVETEAAEQAEVQKEVEHLRSSLKEREDQLTSLDAELHQLREELDTVKRTQAEETLNRVNEANTERKEYTAEIDQLKTSLKEKEDLVASLQAQLDKMESAGTTVAEAPFENLEKDARMISLEEELQQLKEEMERIKAKSNELCEKNYAAVEALASAERLSEERLSQSKATQSEIEQQLSSFQTDTRNAFQKLFPHISIETQQSNWLEAFTHEAQKTLAHSPAEQQHTESSSDLTDLQQKLALSEESQRSLQAECEQYRTTLSETESMLKALQKSVEDGELTWNSKISDAEQQKQAALDQVKVLEETIEKINAETQDTDQLKGQVMLLEAQLEKQLESITISQTYAEEMSQLKALLSETQVQLVSAKAEAQGQRAELSLVRQEIQEVTLQVQKQESAQSTQVKTELEEETNKVQTEEDIRQQVAKHYEQAQKCVWDLEAQLEKLQAAGEGPTAELKERLEKEKKLTLDLGQAATKLQQLLKSTQEELDKETETVKNLQEQLHDKEAEESKEGTSV from the exons TGTGTACGACCCTCAAACTCTGGGAATTGTGGTGTTTGGTGGCTTCATGGTGTTCTCTGCAATTGGCATTACGCTTGTGTCAACATTTTCCATGAAGGAGACATCGTATGAGGAAGCATTGGCCAAACAGAAGCATGACTCTGACAAGATCCAACCCCAGCGCTCTGACAAGAAGAAAAAGGcatctgaaaagaaaaacaagaccAAGAAGGAGAAGCCAAATGGGAACCTTTCAGAGCCTGAGCCTATCCATGAACCTGTGGTTGAGAACGGTGAGCCCAATGCAGCGCCCCAAGTTAAACTAGAACTGGAACCCCAAACTGAACCTTTGCCTGTTCCTGAACCTGAAGTTAAACCCAAGCCTGTTGTACCTGAACCAGCTCCTAAGATTGTTAAGTGTGCGGTCCCTCCCACTGTAAATGCTGTGGTGGCCCCACTAGCTCCTTCCCCCaaggagaagaaaaagaagtTGGCCAAGGTGGAACCGGCCCCAGTCAAACCTGTAGAGGTCCCAGAAGTTGTAGTTAAGGTGGAACCAGTAGTTGCAGAGGTGGCAGTGAAAGCAGCTGTTGCCACTGAGGTTGCTCCTTCCCCCaaggagaagaaaaagaagaagttggCCAAGGTGGAACCGGCCCCAGTCAAACCTGTAGAGGTCCCAGAAGTTGTAGTTAAGGTGGAACCAGTAGTTGCAGAGGTGGCAGTGAAAGCAGCTGTTGCCACTGAGGTTGCTCCTTCCCCCaaggagaagaaaaagaagaagttggCCAAG GTGGAACCGGCCCCAGTCAAACCTGTAGAGGTCCCAGAAGTTGTAGTTAAACGGGAACCAGTAGTTGCAGAGGTGGCAGTGAAAGCAGCTGTTGCCACTGAGGTTGCTGCCCCCCCTAAAGCTGAAGAACCCAAAACTGAAGCTCCAACCAAAAAGAAGTCTAAGAAGAAGCCTGAGCCAG TGGTTTCTGTGGAAATGGTCGATGCTCCCCAGCCATCAGCATATAAAACTGTGGTTTCCAGTCTGACTAGTGCATCATTCAATGAGTCAGAGATACAGAAACTCTTTGAGATCATCAGCAAGAAGGCAGGAAAGGACTCCTGGCAACTG GCATCTCAAAAGGGTGACCCAATGGCGGCATTGAAGAAGCAGCTTGAGGAAAAGGAAAAGCAGCTGACCACTGAGCAGGGAAACGTAGCTGCAGCCAAGACCCGTGTCAGGGAGCTTACCAAG GAGCTGAGTTCTGCAAAGAGCAAGGTGACATCTATAGAGACCCATATGAGCTCTGAGCTGAGCACCCGTGGCCAGGAGATTGCTGCTCTTCAGGCTCGTATACAGGATTCTGACCAGGAGCATGTCAAGGAGACACAACAGCTCAACAGCAAG ATCCAAAGCCTGCAGGAGCAGCTGGAGAACGGACCGAATGCTCAGCTGGCCCGTCTGCAACAGGAGAACTCCATTCTCAGAGATGCCCTCAATCAAGCCACTAGCCAGGCCGAAAGCAG GCAGAATGCAGAGTTGGCAAAGTTGCGTCAGGACTGTGTGCATCTCAGCCAAGAGCTGAATGAGCGCACGGCCGCTCAGCAAGCTGAAGAAGAGAGCAGGAAGACTCTGGAAACAAAGATGGCGGCTGCCGAAGAACAGCTAGCACAAACAAAA GTGTCCCATGGGGAAGCAAAGCAGGCTCTGCAGAAGAAGTTGGATCACGTCACTGAGGAACTCCGTGAGGCTCAGCAGAGCAGCACCACCCTTCAGGCTCAAGCAGACGCAGCAAAGGAGCAAGCCAAGACCCTCACCG aACTCCAGGAGCGTATGCGTGCTACAGAGACGGAGCTGAAAGACAGATGTGAAGAGCTGGAGATACTGAGAGCACAGCTGTCTCAGGAAAAGCCCTCTGTGGAGACGGAAGCAGCAGAACAGGCGGAGGTCCAG AAGGAGGTTGAACATTTGAGGAGCAG TCTGAAAGAGAGGGAAGACCAGCTGACCTCACTGGACGCAGAGCTTCATCAGCTGAGGGAGGAGCTTGACACCGTAAAAAGAACTCAGGCTGAGGAAACTCTGAATAG GGTAAATGAGGCCAACACCGAACGGAAGGAATACACCGCAGAGATCGACCAACTTAAAACCAG TCTGAAAGAGAAAGAGGATTTGGTGGCATCCCTACAGGCTCAGCTGGATAAAATGGAAAGT GCTGGTACCACTGTAGCAGAGGCACCATTTGAGAA TCTGGAGAAGGATGCACGCATGATCTCACTGGAGGAGGAACTTCAACAGCTTAAAGAAGAGATGGAGAGAATTAAGGCCAAGAGCAAT gagCTGTGTGAGAAGAACTATGCTGCGGTGGAGGCTTTGGCTTCTGCTGAGAGGCTGAGTGAAGAAAGACTGAGCCAATCCAAGGCTACACAG agtgAAATTGAGCAGCAGCTGAGCTCTTTTCAGACAGACACCAGAAACGCCTTCCAGAAACTCTTCCCTCACATCAGCATAGAAACACAAcag tCCAACTGGCTGGAAGCTTTCACACATGAAGCACAGAAGACCCTGGCACACAGTCCAGCAGAACAGCAGCACACAGAGTCAAGCTCCGATTTGACG GATTTGCAGCAGAAACTCGCTCTGTCAGAGGAGAGCCAGAGATCACTTCAGGCAGAGTGTGAACAGTACAGAACAACTCTCAGTGAAACG GAGAGCATGCTGAAAGCTCTGCAGAAGAGTGTCGAGGACGGTGAGCTTACATGGAATTCAAAGATTTCAGATGCTGAGCAGCAAAAACAGGCG GCCCTGGATCAGGTGAAGGTCCTAGAGGAGACGATCGAGAAGATAAATGCAGAAACACAAGACACAGATCAG CTGAAGGGGCAGGTGATGCTTTTGGAAGCACAGCTGGAGAAACAACTGGAGTCCATAACCATCAGTCAAACATATGCAGAAGAGATGTCTCAG CTGAAGGCATTGCTCTCGGAAACTCAGGTCCAGCTGGTGTCAGCCAAAGCGGAGGCTCAGGGACAGAGAGCAGAACTTTCACTG GTCAGGCAGGAGATACAGGAAGTGACTCTGCAAGTACAGAAACAGGAGAGTGCACAGTCTACTCAG GTGAAAACAGAGCTGGAGGAGGAAACAAATAAAGTGCAGACAGAAGAGGACATTCGACAGCAGGTTGCAAAGCACTATGAACAG GCTCAGAAGTGCGTCTGGGATCTCGAAGCTCAGTTAGAAAAGTTGCAAGCTGCTGGAGAAGGACCGACTGCAGAACTTAAG GAGAGACTGGAGAAAGAGAAGAAGCTGACATTAGACCTCGGCCAGGCAGCCACTAAACTTCAACAGCTTCTGAAAAGCACTCAGGAAGAGCTAGACAAAGAGACCGAGACAGTGAAGAACCTGCAGGAACAGTTACATGACAAG gAAGCTGAAGAGTCTAAAGAAGGGACGTCTGTTTGA